The nucleotide window taatatagcgagaatgagatagaagaggggaggcgtatctatctaatcaggcaaactagtacgtatagtagagcagaaagcataagacaaacaagcaagtaaacatgggtccgagctatgaggtcagataagtcgagtcttgcacttggagtgtagtgtcgttacgagtcacgggttatagtctggttttttttctcaaaaagatttttcccctttttaaaaccaagttcactataaccaatggctctgataccaatctgtcacacccccaaattccacctgcggagtatcacccgcttgagggcgtgactgaccaggatccagccaccaattatactgaataattgaattaataaccatagtaatacttactaaccatacgatcagtaaatatcatgttcagagtttaaagttttaagttcaaatagtagtaagtagcggaagcataaataaaacagttttaaacaaggttcatagttcatgtttatttaacacccaacacaggggtagacgaacactacacatccccaagcagcaagctcctcagtcactggttacctgcaaagcatgcagtaaggtgtcaacaataatgttgagcgagttcactagttgtccagttttaattaccaaaaacttgtttcaccagttaatttatccgtttatacatgccatggggagctaccccaaaagttagcgactaaactgtttttccaataccgaacactaggtaaccgtttgcgtttccgcaggatgccccgatgtcaatgttctatcatcattgacggatgcctgagtacattagttcacgaccgatcccatacacgggcacggtgtgaggctggtaaaacctaaatagcgctatcaactaataacccgttcgcctggccccggcgactaatcggtattatgtagtagggacttgagtgatagagtttcgtttagtgccgtttgttgcaatccgtataaacagtaattaactaaaggttcccaataacaagggaagaaaagtaagttgtatccctcataaggggatagtgttgtttttagttccgtttcccaaaccaccggggacgcatgctttaagttgtgaactcaccttgggttgctcggtagattaattacccggtcaatcacgttggtcaccacgtcctagcatggttaccaaatataggtcaagttggggtacaagtaatcacgtatagcaaacacgtatagacacacttagcatgcatacattcaaacagttgggttattgggcctgccctaacattttcacaaacaaacagtaacagaaatacatgcagcccagtcaacagatagcccaacaagtcgtggcccaataacacgtaggcagcccagtcgagacaagggtggtctcgactcgagaatacacggtctcgagtcgcaaccgggagatctcgaagaatcacgttttggtctcgagtgtgctgcttgtgagtcgcaatctcaggagtctcgagcccagtctcgagtcgagatcatgtcgtctcaagtcgagacttagtcggtctcgagtccctgaagcccgtctcggttcatcatgctttgttctcgagtcgcaaccaagggttccgactcgcaaccatgattacgtgcacagaaatcttctagaacctgtcgAATGTACTGACCAATAGCATTTTGATTTCATGATAatgtgtactatccaatgagagtgcacaaacatgttttcttgtctggaTTCCCATTTTAACCGATCAAACAACatgattttcaaatattcatatcaccttcaacatgttcttcacatattcaagccacattcaaatagttcatcattttagggttttcaacCTTTAACAAAACCTCCTATGTTGCATCGAATTATTAAAACAGTGATCACCAACCGGAAATGCATTCAAAATCACGTATTTTGAATCACATATTCATTCAAACTCATATATATTGCAAGGCATTTATTCATTTCTATACTTACAAGTCAAGCTAGTATGATAACCATCAACATCTTATGCATTAAAACCTTATTCATCACATAAGCATCATCTGGTAACAAGTAACCATTTTCTTTATCAAACAATCACTTTCATCATCAATAAACAACAATTTACCATGTAACTAGACCATAGGAACCAAAAGAGTCACTAACCGGAGAGATACTCTAAATGTGAAGGTATAGAGGGTCGATGAATGAACTTCCGGATGATTCTAAGCTTGAGCCGAGGTCCTAGTGTTGTCaccggttggttccgagtagGGGGAAGAGGGTGATGCTTGGTTGCTAGGGTTTTAGAAAGAGTGTAGTGAGGGTGAAATGAGGGAGAGTGTAAAGGAGAGTGTGtgggttttgggtttttatacCCGTTTCAAGGCCGGTACACCCCTAGTGGGTTTGGTTCCGAGTGgtatggcccaaccggcccaaatgttactgttcactcgagaccgggtggtctcgagtcgggttcgtggtctcggctcacttgtaacacacacatacatataatgtacatacatacaacacataataacagataattcatagttttcatttaataatatacgtacacgCAATGTTAAATCAAGAAGTTGCCCGGGAAAACCTGAAGTGTCACAAATATGATGTTATGGGTGGTCTGCAGTATTGTGCTAGCACCTTGCTTGTGCAATTTTGTATGTATTGTTGTGGTGATGAATAAAGTGCAACTTGCCGtcccaaaaaaaaaatgaaatctgCATGTCCCTACACTTTGATTTCCACATTACACCATCACTATACCCTTTGTAATTCCAATTGTATTCTCCACAACTTAAATTACATGCGCATATATATGGAGGGGTTATGTCGCGATGGTTTATAGTGATTACTTGAAGAACATGGCCGAGTAACACTCTGCCGTTACAGCCTGTCGTGCTTCATTGGAGCAACAAATCGTAGTACCCGTCACAACGCGGCGGGTGCTACCGGTACTGAAAAACaagaaaagtgggtaccggtaccgaatacatCGGCCGTAACATGGAGCTCATGTATAATGTTTAGGGGCTGTTTTTGTAACTTTTGAAAGGTTAaatgctgaatcagtaagaggtctgaactattaaatgTTTAAGCAGTAttaggtctgaactattaagagacagtataatgcttaaccgttcagagacaaatgtctgaccaattcagattagaggtcttaaccattgagACTTAGTATAATAATTAATcattcagatgcaaatgtctgaaACATTCAGACATTTACTCACGAAACAAATAGTAtgaatcattaagtgttgaaccagtaaaatgtctgtctgaaccattcagaccctcattaagaggtaaacaaacaaccccttaatcATTAACTAACCCATGCCGGCTGAATTTGTAAGCCCCGACCGCAACGCGGCGGGGTCTTACATCTAGTTATATCTATTATCATCACATAACAAATGATTGATTTGAGATTTGAATTTCCATTGTATAACTTGTATTCAAATTGTTTGAAATCCTTCACACAAAAATGAACAATAAAATATTTTGTATGATTAGAAAGAAACCAACCTATTTTCACCTTATAAAAATCCCCTCTTTTTCTCCACCTCTCTCAcaccactctctctctctaaaaacaacAACTCAATTTCAAACCCTAACTGTCTCCTCCCTCCCAATCACCAGATCCCATGGCATCACCGGCGGCGCGTGAGGAGCACGTCTACATGGCAAAGCTCTCGGAGCAAGCCGAACGCTACGAAGAGATGGTAGAATTCATGGAAAAGGTCTCCAACTCACTCACCGACTCAGAAGAACTCACCGTAGAAGAACGCAACCTGTTATCCGTCGCGTACAAAAACGTGATCGGAGCTCGCCGTGCGTCGTGGCGGATAATATCTTCGATCGAGCAGAAGGAGGAGTCTCGCGGTAACCAGGAGCATGTGGCTGTGATCAAGGAGTACAGATCGAAGATCGAGAAGGAGCTTTCGGACATTTGTGATGGAATTTTGAAGCTTCTGGACTCGAAACTTGTTCCGTCTGCTGGTTCTGGCGACTCGAAGGTGTTTTATTTGAAGATGAAGGGAGATTATCATCGCTACCTTGCGGAGTTTAAGACCGGTGCTGAACGGAAAGAGGCTGCTGAGAGTACTCTCAATGCTTATAAGGCCGCTCaggtttggttatttacttattttaGTTGAAATGTTGGAACTATTGATGTGATTTGTGTGTTGTGAATCGAATTAGGTTAGATTGAGTTGTGAATTTAGGGAATACACATGTAGATCTGCTGGTATAAGTTAGGATTTATGTAATGCTTGACCTAGatatttgatttaccatttgctatATGTAGAAGCATGCTAATCGGTTATCGTTGACTTTGATTAGTTAATGTAGGTTTGCATATGTTAATTAGGGCTTTAATTATGATTAACTTAGGGTTTGCTATTGATCAGGTGATATTCAAATTGATCATGTGATTCGTAGTTGTATGTTATTGTTTATGTCCATTTCTTGAATAtgctaagtagttaatgcggtaaaatatcagATATCGGTCTAGGACCAATATTTGAGAGATATCGGTTATTGCAGTGAGATATCTgtggatatcggtaattttaatatcatgctgaACTTATATAACCTTTTGCAGTATACTCTACATATAGCAAAACTTATTGCGGTGAGATAtcagtaattttaatatcatg belongs to Helianthus annuus cultivar XRQ/B chromosome 5, HanXRQr2.0-SUNRISE, whole genome shotgun sequence and includes:
- the LOC110942373 gene encoding 14-3-3 protein 2, with product MASPAAREEHVYMAKLSEQAERYEEMVEFMEKVSNSLTDSEELTVEERNLLSVAYKNVIGARRASWRIISSIEQKEESRGNQEHVAVIKEYRSKIEKELSDICDGILKLLDSKLVPSAGSGDSKVFYLKMKGDYHRYLAEFKTGAERKEAAESTLNAYKAAQDIANAELAPTHPIRLGLALNFSVFYYEILNSPDRACGLAKQAFDEAIAELDTLGEDSYKDSTLIMQLLRDNLTLWTSDMQDEGADEIKEAKQNDEQKE